The Trichosurus vulpecula isolate mTriVul1 chromosome 3, mTriVul1.pri, whole genome shotgun sequence genome includes a window with the following:
- the GPR21 gene encoding probable G-protein coupled receptor 21, with protein MNSTLEGNQSSRPFCLLAVNYLETINFCLLEVMIIIFLTVLIISGNIIVIFVFHCAPLLNHHTTSYFIQTMAYADLLVGVSCLVPSLSLLHYPLPLEEYLTCQIFGYVVSVLKSVSMTSLACISIDRYIAITKPLTYNTLVTPWRLRICILVIWLYSTLVFLPSFFHWGKPGYHGDVYQWCAESWSTDPYFTLFIVMMLYAPAAFIVCFTYFNIFRICQQHTKEISERRARFSSQSGEAGEVQSCPDKRYAMVLFRITSVFYILWLPYIIYFLLESSAGFSNRTASFLTTWLAISNSFCNCVIYSLSNSVFQKGLKRLSGAVCTSCVKPAAAKDPCPSKSKGPPNGCHV; from the coding sequence ATGAACTCCACCTTGGAGGGGAATCAGAGCAGCCGTCCTTTTTGCCTTCTTGCAGTTAACTATTTGGAGACTATCAATTTTTGCCTGTTGGAAGTAatgatcattatttttttaactgtGCTGATCATTTCAGGCAACATCattgtgatttttgtttttcattgtgcACCTTTACTAAACCACCACACTACAAGCTATTTTATCCAGACTATGGCATATGCAGACCTCTTGGTGGGAGTGAGCTGCCTGGTCCCTTCCTTATCATTACTCCATTATCCCCTTCCATTGGAGGAATACTTGACCTGCCAAATCTTTGGCTATGTGGTGTCAGTGTTAAAGAGTGTCTCTATGACTTCTCTAGCCTGCATCAGTATTGACAGGTACATAGCAATCACCAAACCCTTGACCTATAATACATTAGTCACACCCTGGAGACTCAGAATTTGTATCTTGGTAATTTGGCTCTATTCTACCCTggttttcctgccttccttcttccactGGGGTAAACCTGGATATCATGGAGATGTGTATCAGTGGTGTGCAGAATCCTGGTCCACTGACCCTTACTTCACCCTCTTCATTGTGATGATGCTCTATGCCCCTGCAGCTTTCATTGTGTGCTTTACCTACTTCAACATTTTCCGCATTTGCCAGCAGCATACCAAAGAAATTAGTGAAAGGCGAGCACGTTTCAGTAGCCAGAGTGGAGAAGCTGGGGAGGTGCAGTCCTGCCCAGATAAGCGCTATGCCATGGTCTTGTTCCGCATCACCAGTGTCTTCTATATCCTCTGGCTGCCATACATCATTTACTTCTTGCTAGAGAGTTCTGCTGGTTTTAGCAACCGCACCGCATCCTTCTTGACGACCTGGCTTGCCATTAGTAACAGCTTCTGCAACTGTGTCATTTACAGTCTCTCCAATAGTGTTTTCCAGAAAGGGCTGAAGAGACTCTCAGGGGCTGTGTGTACCTCCTGTGTGAAGCCAGCAGCAGCCAAGGACCCTTGTCCTTCTAAGAGCAAAGGCCCCCCTAATGGATGCCATGTCTGA